Proteins encoded by one window of Syntrophales bacterium:
- the cfa gene encoding cyclopropane fatty acyl phospholipid synthase, with protein MANGLVKEERIHRRESVGRLDRGVSILNPRSPRKELSPPGGTDSRGGSGKLSRSIIERHLSRAGIVIDGPNPWDIQVLDDRLYDRVLREKNLGLGEAYMDGWWDCEQIDEFICRILRAGLDEAVKGSFSYLLGFLPGILFNLQSLSRSHMIAKHHYDLDGDLFMSFLDPYNQYSCAYFQGTDDLVEAQQKKLDLICRKLGLDSRDRVLDIGAGWGGLSRYMAEHYGCEVTAVNISEPQIDYARQFCRGLPVEVIREDYRRIGGTFDKVVSVGMFEHVGRKNYRTFFEVVHRCLEEDGVFLLHTIGGNASQANCDPWIVRYIFPNGMLPGIAQIGRATEGLFVVEDLQNLGPHYDKTLMAWNRRFQESWTRLKGKYDGRFMRMWEYYLLSCAGAFRSRSIQLWQIVMTKTGAAQPSCRVV; from the coding sequence ATGGCAAACGGTCTGGTCAAGGAAGAAAGGATTCACAGGCGCGAGTCGGTTGGGAGGCTTGACCGGGGAGTATCCATCCTCAACCCGCGTTCCCCCCGAAAAGAATTATCCCCCCCGGGAGGCACAGACTCCCGGGGCGGATCCGGTAAGCTATCCAGGTCCATCATCGAGCGACATCTTTCCCGGGCCGGCATTGTGATCGACGGCCCGAATCCCTGGGATATCCAGGTTCTCGATGACAGGCTGTACGACCGGGTGCTCAGGGAAAAGAACCTGGGGCTCGGCGAGGCCTACATGGACGGCTGGTGGGACTGCGAGCAGATCGACGAATTCATATGCCGCATCCTCCGGGCGGGCCTCGATGAAGCCGTGAAGGGGAGCTTCTCCTATCTTCTGGGATTTCTCCCGGGAATCCTCTTCAACCTCCAGTCGCTGTCCCGGTCGCACATGATCGCGAAGCACCATTACGACCTGGATGGCGATCTCTTCATGTCGTTTCTCGATCCCTACAACCAGTACAGCTGCGCCTATTTCCAGGGGACGGACGACCTCGTGGAGGCCCAGCAGAAAAAGCTCGACCTGATCTGCCGGAAGCTCGGCCTGGACTCCCGGGACCGCGTGCTGGACATCGGGGCCGGCTGGGGAGGATTGAGCCGCTACATGGCCGAGCATTACGGATGCGAGGTCACGGCCGTCAACATCTCCGAGCCGCAGATCGACTACGCCCGCCAGTTCTGCAGGGGACTGCCGGTCGAGGTGATCCGGGAGGACTACCGGCGGATCGGGGGGACCTTCGACAAGGTGGTGTCAGTCGGGATGTTCGAGCACGTGGGGAGAAAGAACTACCGGACGTTCTTCGAGGTCGTCCACCGCTGCCTGGAAGAAGACGGGGTTTTCCTTCTTCACACCATCGGTGGGAACGCCTCCCAGGCGAACTGCGATCCCTGGATCGTGCGCTACATCTTCCCGAACGGCATGCTCCCCGGCATCGCCCAGATCGGCCGCGCCACCGAAGGGCTCTTCGTCGTGGAGGACCTGCAGAACCTGGGACCGCACTACGACAAAACGCTCATGGCCTGGAACCGCCGTTTCCAGGAGTCCTGGACGCGCCTGAAAGGCAAGTATGACGGGCGCTTCATGCGCATGTGGGAGTATTACCTGCTGTCCTGCGCGGGGGCCTTCCGGTCGAGAAGCATCCAGCTCTGGCAGATCGTCATGACGAAGACGGGAGCGGCCCAGCCGTCGTGCCGGGTCGTATAG